In one window of Echeneis naucrates chromosome 17, fEcheNa1.1, whole genome shotgun sequence DNA:
- the casp8 gene encoding caspase-8 yields MMDRLKLFQIDDELGSSEVAALCFLCIGVVPRKRLEGIKDAKALFLKLEENGLMEDGAFLSQLLNTINRVDLLNRLETDSRGVQETDARPVLSTYRVMLYKIYDDITEKNFDTMKFLLSQNLGRRQIENCNTALDLFSEMEKADLLSNTKLDELQRVLRKFDHKLSETVQDYIDAQQNLTRLHPPVRMDNQRASNICQPMQPLRSESVPGSERQTVYTDATPNRQAESVIEETDYYILRNNPRGRCVIINNEKFDGFGLKNREGTQEDAKALKSVFTRLGFTVMIHNDLTADSIRQKLSELGEQNFFNDDALVICVLSHGEKGCVFGTDENKVLLKELTSPFSSKNAPTLSEKPKLFFIQACQGKSFQEGSMPFPARPGDEEKVKENRLEEDAGPIYCKKVPWDADFLMGMATVPDYKSFRHTSTGSIYIQELCRQLIRAAESPYNDDILSVLTRVNREVSKEEFLTHKQMPEPKYTLTKKLVLKFV; encoded by the exons ATGATGGATAGACTGAAACTGTTCCAAATAGATGATGAACTGGGCTCCTCCGAGGTTGCAGCGCTGTGCTTCTTGTGCATTGGTGTTGTCCCAAGGAAACGCCTGGAGGGG ATAAAGGATGCGAAAGCACTGTTCTTGAAACTGGAAGAAAATGGCTTGATGGAAGATGGCGCTTTCCTCAGCCAGCTTCTCAACACTATAAATCGTGTAGATCTCCTCAACCGCCTGGAGACCGACAGCAGGGGGGTGCAGGAAACTGATGCTCGTCCTGTCCTGTCAACATACAG GGTGATGCTGTATAAAATatatgatgacatcactgagaaGAATTTTGATACAATGAAGTTTCTTTTGAGCCAAAACCTGGGCAGAAGACAAATAGAAAACTGCAAT ACAGCGCTCGACCTAttttctgaaatggaaaaagctgaTTTACTATCTAATACAAAGCTTGATGAGCTGCAAAGAGTACTGAGAAAATTTGATCATAAACTGTCTGAGACTGTACAGGACTACATTGACG CCCAACAGAATCTTACTAGATTACATCCTCCTGTTCGTATGGATAAccag AGGGCCAGCAACATCTGTCAGCCAATGCAGCCTTTAAGATCTGAGTCCGTGCCCGGTT CTGAAAGACAGACTGTCTACACTGATGCTACACCAAACAGACAGGCTGAGTCTGTTATTGAAGAG ACAGACTACTACATACTGAGAAACAATCCCCGTGGTAGGTGTGTGATCATCAATAATGAGAAATTCGATGGATTTGGGCTGAAAAATCGAGAAGGAACTCAGGAGGATGCCA AGGCTTTGAAATCAGTGTTCACCCGCCTTGGCTTTACCGTGATGATTCACAATGACCTGACTGCTGACAGCATCCGACAAAAACTATCTGAGCTAGGCGAACAGAATTTCTTCAATGATGATGCTTTG GTTATTTGTGTGCTCTCCCATGGAGAGAAGGGATGTGTCTTTGGCACTGATGAGAACAAAGTGTTGCTGAAAGAACTGACGTCACCCTTCTCAAGCAAGAACGCCCCCACTTTGTCAGAGAAGCCCAAACTATTTTTCATCCAGGCGTGCCAGGGGAAGAGCTTCCAGGAAGGATCTATGCCTTTTCCTGCAAGGCCAGGAGATGAGGAGAAAGTCAAAGAGAACCGCCTGGAGGAGGATGCCGGTCCAATCTATTGCAAGAAGGTGCCTTGGGATGCCGATTTCCTTATGGGCATGGCCACTGTGCCAGACTACAAGTCATTTCGACACACTTCCACAGGCTCAATTTACATCCAGGAGCTGTGCAGACAGCTgatcagagcagcagaaag ccCTTATAATGATGACATACTGAGCGTCCTGACACGGGTGAACAGGGAGGTCAGCAAAGAAGAATtcctaacacacaaacaaatgccagAGCCCAAGTACACTCTGACCAAGAAATTAGTCCTCAAGTTTGTGTGA
- the catip gene encoding ciliogenesis-associated TTC17-interacting protein, producing the protein MEAPPEDEAPVGPLVGSAGPSHGEQSRGASDEAIIFMSSIEPAEIQKCAFPDSMVTVSEGGTDLGRFSVTVEFAHRAQEPCLMLHAQSQGAIDGSPCGTTVTAYLNANLEVLEEDYHEYVKLEGRSWDKRCYMVQHNGQMMIDKVTTIGEEVTKESVSYPKSTLSGLVTEGSILLLMRLIALKKKVPAHMRFISFDQGLHIIHTTFGELGLKQMDVGGKTVEVFGIERIVHSVDESPTTWQCYFLDDGHLASRVQLGSPITMRLLQLPSQIEKGFEKVPLVWEEDMQMQSNFLDRKEELRADHASYLRHHPEIRALISDFLQLLLLRKPDDVFQFARDYFLPFASPRPPGSSLKASLS; encoded by the exons ATGGAAGCTCCGCCGGAGGACGAGGCTCCTGTCGGGCCCTTGGTGGGCTCTGCAGGACCGAGCCACGGAGAGCAGAGTAGAGGAGCCTCGGACGAAGCGATCATATTTATGTCCAGCATCG AGCCTGCAGAGATCCAGAAGTGTGCTTTCCCGGACTCTATGGTGACTGTTTCAGAGGGTGGCACGGACCTGGGGAGGTTCAGTGTGACTGTAGAGTTTGCCCACAGAGCTCAGGAGCCCTGCCTGATGTTGCATGCTCAGAGTCAGGGGGCTATTGACGGCTCCCCCTGTGGGACTACAGTGACAG CATACCTGAATGCGAACCTGGAGGTGCTGGAGGAAGATTACCATGAGTATGTAAAG CTTGAAGGCCGCAGCTGGGACAAAAGGTGTTACATGGTGCAGCACAATGGGCAGATGATGATTGATAAAGTTACCACTATAGGAGAG GAGGTGACAAAGGAGAGTGTTTCTTATCCCAAGTCCACCTTGAGTGGGCTGGTAACAGAGGGTTCCATCTTGCTGCTGATGCGCCTGATTGCTCTGAAGAAGAAAGTACCAGCACACATGCGCTTCATCTCCTTCGATCAGGGATTACACATCATCCACACCACCTTT gGTGAGCTGGGTCTGAAGCAGATGGATGTCGGAGGTAAGACTGTGGAGGTATTTGGGATAGAGAGGATTGTTCACTCTGTGGATGAAAGCCCAACTACCTGGCAGTGCTACTTCCTGGATGATGG acaCTTGGCCAGCAGAGTGCAGTTGGGATCGCCCATAACCATGAGGCTTCTTCAGCTGCCATCACAGATAGAAAAGG GTTTTGAGAAAGTTCCCTTGGTTTGGGAGGAAGACATGCAGATGCAATCCAATTTCTTGGACAGAAAG GAAGAGCTGAGGGCAGACCACGCTTCATACCTAAGACATCACCCAGAGATCCGTGCCCTTATATCTGACTTCctgcagctgttgttgctgAGGAAACCAGACGATGTCTTCCAGTTTGCCAGAGACTACTTTCTCCCATTTGCGTCTCCCCGTCCTCCTGGATCCAGCCTCAAAGCCTCATTATCCTGA
- the LOC115057682 gene encoding caspase-8-like, giving the protein MSAKGTLKRNKPDIVSTLTGDYLFILNKVSAKDLITQREYNNLKSINNVNVEGHVVELVDKIVNKGEDTCKEFLNLLQADEEVQTTFPEMKYKLNDTGPLLQPIPCSDDGAVSQGNKKEKDELYQIKSHPVGLCLIINNEIFTGSQMRRGTNKDADYLAKVFSWLGFKVLMCKDQTQDHMDRTLKCFATLSNVSQLQEFKVMEWSDTEFIDLQQAPKHGDAFVCCILSHGELGSVLGVDLKPLSIKQITRNFKATDESPLTSKPKLFFIQACQGNKTHRGVSLKDLEADCSGSSIPEEADVLVTTATIEDYVSFRHPKYGSWFVQSLCEQLEEGCPKKEEIQSILLRVNNQVSQKEASERKQMPEVRHTLRKKLVLSPKPTS; this is encoded by the exons ATGTCAGCCAAAGGAACACTGAAGCGCAACAAACCAGACATTGTTTCGACTTTGACTGGGGACTATTTATTCATCCTCAACAAAGTCTCGGCGAAAGACCTGATAACTCAACGTGAGTACAATAACCTGAAGAGCATCAACAATGTAAATGTAGAGGGCCACGTTGTGGAGCTGGTAGACAAGATCGTAAATAAAGGAGAAGACACCTGCAAGGAGTTCCTGAACCTCCTGCAAGCTGATGAGGAAGTTCAAACAACTTTCCCTGAGATGAAGTACAAGCTGAATGACACTGGCCCCCTTCTGCAGCCCATCCCTTGTTCAGATGACG GTGCTGTGTCACAAggcaacaagaaagaaaag GATGAACTGTACCAGATCAAAAGCCATCCTGTCGGTCTTTGTTTGATCATAAACAATGAGATTTTCACGGGCAGCCAAATGAGGAGGGGAACCAACAAAGATGCTG ATTATTTGGCAAAGGTGTTCAGCTGGCTGGGGTTCAAAGTGCTGATGTGTAAAGACCAGACCCAGGACCACATGGATCGGACACTGAAGTGCTTTGCTACTCTGAGTAATGTGTCTCAGCTGCAGGAGTTCAAGGTCATGGAGTGGTCTGACACAGAATTCATTGATCTTCAGCAGGCTCCTAAACATGGAGATGCATTTGTCTGCTGTATTCTGAGTCATGGAGAATTGGGTTCCGTCCTTGGGGTCGATCTGAAGCCGCTCTCCATTAAACAAATAACCAGAAATTTCAAGGCAACCGATGAGTCTCCTCTCACCAGCAAGCCAAAACTATTCTTCATCCAGGCCTGCCagggaaacaaaacacatcGTGGAGTGTCGTTAAAAGATCTCGAGGCTGATTGTTCTGGATCATCCATTCCTGAAGAAGCTGATGTTCTTGTTACTACTGCCACAATCGAAGATTATGTCTCCTTTAGACATCCAAAATATGGGAGCTGGTTTGTTCAGTCCCTGTGTGAGCAGCTAGAAGAAGGCTGTCCAAA GAAAGAAGAAATCCAAAGCATCCTCCTCCGTGTCAACAACCAAGTAAGCCAAAAAGAGGCCTCTGAAAGAAAGCAGATGCCTGAAGTGAGGCATACCCTGAGGAAGAAACTTGTGTTGTCACCAAAGCCCACCAGCTAA